The DNA sequence CCTGATTTGACCATGGTTGACCTCCCTGGAATTACTAGAGTTCCAGTTCATGGCCAGCCTGAGAATATCTATGATCAAATCAAAGATATGATCATGAAGTATATAAAACCAGATGAGAGCatcattttgaatgttttatcTGCTTCTACTGATTTTAGCACATGTGAGTCAATTAGTATGTCGCGGAGTGTGGACAAAACTGGTGAGAGGACTCTGGCTGTGGTTACAAAGGTTGACATGGCACCAGAGGGACTGCTGGAGAAGGTTACAGCTGATGATGTGGACATTGGTCTTGGCTATGTCTGTGTAAGGAACCGGATTCGAGATGAAACGTATGAGGAGGCGAGGGCTATTGCGGATCGATTATTTAAAACTCATCCCCTTCTTTCAAAGATTGATAAGTCTATGGTTGGAATTCAGGTTTTGGCTGACAAGTTGGTCCAAATTCAAGCTGTTAGCATAGCTAGAAACTTGCCGGTTATTGTAAAGAAGATCAATGACAAGCTGAATTCTTACCTTTCAGAACTCAACAAATTGCCGAAAACTCTGTCAACTGTTGCTGAGGCCATGACTGTTTTTATGCAGATCATTGGAGCATCCAAAGAATCACTTAAGAAGATTCTTTTGATGGGAGAATTTGACGCGTTCCCGGATGACGAAATGCATTGCACGGCTAGGCTGGTTGAGATGCTCAATCAGTGCTCATGTCAACTTCACGAGTGCAATGCGAGTGACTCCAAAAGTAATTTCTTAATGGAGGAGATTGCGATTTTGGAGAAGGCGAAAGGTATCAACCTTCCCAATTTTGTTCAGCGCAATgcttttcttataattttgcGGGGAAAAGTGAAGGGGATTTCAGACATACCTCTTGGGTTTGTTGAGCAGGTTTGGAATTATATTGAGAATGTGGTTTTGTCTGTGTTAATGAGAAATACAGAAAAATATTATCAGCTTCAGCTGTCTGCCAGAAGAGCATGCGAAAATCTTATTCAAAGGATGAAAGAAAGGTCCATTCATTGGATGACGGAGATTTTGGAAATGGAGAAGCTGACTGATTATACATGTAATCCAGAATATGTGTCCGAATGGCATAGGCTCATGACTCAACAAGAAACATTCATCACAAAGGTATTTCGTAATTCTCATGATCTAGGACTTGGACCTCACACtgagataaaaataaatgtagaGGGAATCGGGATGGTTGAAGTTGGAGGTCTAATGAAGTACCCACATGTTCTATTGTCTCAAGCTTTCGACTTGAAAATGCTGATGACTGCATATTGGAATGTTGTGCTGAAAAGGTTGATTGATTCTATGGCCTTGCATTTGCAGCTGAGTATTTCGAACCTTGTGAACGAGGACTTGGAGACGGAGATTGTGAGTGAGTTAATGGGACCTAACCATGGTGATGGGATTGAGAGGATGATGGAGGAACCTCCATCAATTGCAGTGAAGCGCGAGAAGCTCATCAAGAGCATCAAAAAGCTCAAGGAGTCTAAAGAGGTTGTGTGTAAGAT is a window from the Prunus dulcis unplaced genomic scaffold, ALMONDv2, whole genome shotgun sequence genome containing:
- the LOC117613020 gene encoding dynamin-related protein 4C-like, producing MTSSSHLLSIISQKMGGKRTQTDSGSRSSSSSILQDDQEGLSFSSSKAQLLFNNAPIVSSYNDKIRPMLDAIDKLRVLMVMEEGIQLPTIVVVGDQSSGKSSVLESLAGISLPRGQGICTRVPLVMRLQHHSDPKPELSLEYNGRVEQTDEENISEDIVNATNLIAGDKKGISDTPLTLLVKKNGVPDLTMVDLPGITRVPVHGQPENIYDQIKDMIMKYIKPDESIILNVLSASTDFSTCESISMSRSVDKTGERTLAVVTKVDMAPEGLLEKVTADDVDIGLGYVCVRNRIRDETYEEARAIADRLFKTHPLLSKIDKSMVGIQVLADKLVQIQAVSIARNLPVIVKKINDKLNSYLSELNKLPKTLSTVAEAMTVFMQIIGASKESLKKILLMGEFDAFPDDEMHCTARLVEMLNQCSCQLHECNASDSKSNFLMEEIAILEKAKGINLPNFVQRNAFLIILRGKVKGISDIPLGFVEQVWNYIENVVLSVLMRNTEKYYQLQLSARRACENLIQRMKERSIHWMTEILEMEKLTDYTCNPEYVSEWHRLMTQQETFITKLSISNLVNEDLETEIVSELMGPNHGDGIERMMEEPPSIAVKREKLIKSIKKLKESKEVVCKIMDGIVTFAN